One Deltaproteobacteria bacterium genomic window carries:
- a CDS encoding acyl-CoA dehydrogenase family protein translates to MNATPRSYFTTEHEIFRKTVRSFVEKELLPHKTKWESERFVPKEIFKRLGEEGFLGINYPTEYGGSGCDLWFKVVLYEELLRCRMNGFVMDVVVQSDISTGIIDAIGTQEQKLQFLKPAIAGLKVGGLGITEPNAGSDVARIATNARRKDDHYLINGSKMFITNGNRADFITLAARTGPALNEQNFSAGHKGISLIIFPTHDEQGKLTPGFSTQPIKNKLGNHSSDTAELYFENSPVPIKNLLGEEHRGFYYIMQNFQGERLHAAVMSVACCQILLEDAIRYGYERQAFGQPIIKFQVWQHRFAELATQIAAARELTYRACDLFNQKIDCVTEISMAKLFSTELVNRVANEALQFHGGSGYLEEYDVARMFRDVRLVNIGGGASEIMREIIAKRIGL, encoded by the coding sequence ATGAATGCGACCCCGCGCTCTTATTTCACCACCGAACATGAAATATTTCGCAAAACCGTCCGTTCTTTTGTTGAAAAGGAACTACTGCCTCATAAAACAAAATGGGAATCTGAACGTTTTGTCCCAAAAGAAATTTTTAAAAGACTAGGCGAAGAGGGATTTTTGGGCATCAATTACCCCACCGAATACGGCGGCTCGGGCTGTGATCTTTGGTTTAAAGTTGTTCTTTACGAAGAACTCTTGCGTTGTCGCATGAATGGTTTTGTGATGGATGTGGTAGTACAAAGCGATATTTCGACCGGAATCATTGATGCCATTGGAACTCAAGAACAAAAACTCCAATTTTTAAAACCTGCGATTGCTGGCCTTAAAGTGGGCGGTTTAGGTATCACCGAACCTAATGCCGGTTCAGATGTGGCTCGCATAGCCACTAACGCGCGTCGCAAAGACGACCATTATCTCATTAATGGCTCTAAGATGTTTATTACCAATGGCAATCGTGCCGATTTTATTACGCTTGCCGCACGCACGGGCCCTGCCCTTAATGAACAAAATTTTTCTGCCGGGCACAAAGGGATTAGTCTCATCATCTTTCCCACTCATGATGAACAAGGTAAACTTACCCCTGGGTTCAGCACTCAACCTATTAAAAACAAATTAGGGAATCATTCTTCCGACACGGCTGAACTTTATTTTGAAAATTCCCCCGTCCCTATCAAAAATCTTTTGGGCGAAGAACACCGTGGGTTTTATTATATTATGCAAAACTTTCAAGGGGAGCGCCTGCATGCAGCGGTGATGTCGGTGGCTTGTTGTCAAATTTTGTTGGAAGACGCCATTCGCTATGGCTATGAACGCCAGGCCTTTGGCCAACCCATTATCAAATTCCAGGTGTGGCAGCATCGTTTTGCCGAACTCGCCACCCAAATCGCTGCAGCCCGTGAATTAACTTATCGGGCTTGTGACCTCTTTAACCAAAAAATCGATTGTGTGACTGAAATTTCTATGGCCAAACTTTTCTCTACTGAACTTGTAAATCGGGTGGCCAATGAAGCCCTCCAGTTTCATGGTGGCAGTGGTTACCTGGAAGAATACGATGTGGCACGCATGTTCCGCGATGTAAGGCTGGTGAATATTGGCGGTGGAGCCAGTGAGATTATGCGAGAGATTATCGCCAAGCGCATTGGGCTTTAG
- a CDS encoding acyl-CoA carboxylase subunit beta, which translates to MATLKELNQKYLEIKKRHLGMGGEEALLKQKAAKKLNVRERLQRLLDAGSFTELGLLANHASVESDLQGKDTPADGVVTGTGRIQGKEVAIIAYDFTVIAGTIGAVGERKSKRIRELALKHKLPLVWLLDSAGARIQEIASSRFAETGEMFFDQVMASGVIPQVAAVMGPCAAGTAYIPALADFVPMVKGTSSMALAGPPLVKAAIGEDISAEDLGGSKIHCAISGVADYEAQNDQECLGVIKKYLGFFPAHSGAKPSRKAKVEDEFSALREELAKDDSIYQILPDSSQKPYDMKKVIAKIVDAGESLELKEKFAPSLITMLARIDGRSIGIVANQPLVMGGVIDVDASDKAARFINLCDSFNIPLLYLVDVPGFMVGSKVERAGIIRHGAKMLFATSQATVPKLTVIIRKAYGAGYYVMCGKGYQPDLLVAWPSAEISLMGAEGAVNIIFRKEIASSPEPEKKRAELVAQFKQRIDLDLAAQEGYIDDVIDPVDTRRVLIDVLERCENKQVHLPKKKQGILPV; encoded by the coding sequence ATGGCAACATTAAAAGAACTTAATCAGAAATATCTTGAAATTAAAAAACGGCATTTAGGGATGGGGGGGGAGGAGGCGCTGCTTAAACAAAAAGCGGCTAAAAAACTAAATGTTCGAGAACGGTTACAGCGTTTGCTCGATGCGGGTTCGTTTACTGAATTGGGGTTGCTAGCTAATCATGCTTCGGTAGAGTCTGATTTGCAGGGGAAGGATACACCCGCTGATGGGGTGGTTACGGGCACCGGCCGCATTCAAGGCAAAGAGGTTGCCATTATTGCTTATGACTTTACGGTAATTGCTGGCACCATTGGAGCCGTAGGGGAGAGAAAAAGTAAGCGGATTCGCGAATTAGCCTTAAAACACAAATTACCTTTAGTGTGGTTACTCGATTCAGCGGGGGCGAGGATTCAAGAAATTGCCAGTTCGCGTTTTGCTGAGACTGGCGAGATGTTTTTTGATCAAGTCATGGCTAGTGGGGTTATCCCGCAAGTGGCAGCGGTGATGGGGCCTTGTGCGGCAGGCACGGCCTATATCCCGGCCTTGGCTGATTTTGTGCCTATGGTAAAGGGCACCTCTTCTATGGCATTGGCTGGGCCCCCGCTGGTTAAGGCTGCTATTGGCGAAGATATTTCGGCAGAAGATTTGGGTGGTTCAAAGATTCATTGTGCGATCAGTGGGGTTGCTGATTATGAGGCGCAAAATGATCAAGAATGCCTTGGGGTCATTAAAAAATATTTGGGGTTTTTTCCAGCTCACAGTGGGGCCAAGCCATCTCGTAAAGCAAAAGTAGAAGACGAATTCTCCGCCTTGCGTGAAGAACTTGCCAAAGACGATTCTATTTATCAAATTCTTCCAGATAGTAGCCAAAAACCTTATGATATGAAAAAAGTTATCGCCAAAATTGTTGATGCGGGCGAGAGCTTAGAACTCAAAGAAAAATTTGCTCCCTCTCTTATTACCATGTTGGCTAGAATCGATGGGCGATCGATTGGGATTGTGGCCAATCAACCTTTAGTGATGGGAGGGGTGATTGATGTTGATGCCAGCGATAAGGCCGCACGCTTTATTAATTTGTGCGACAGTTTTAATATTCCCTTACTCTACTTAGTCGATGTGCCTGGGTTTATGGTAGGCTCTAAAGTAGAGCGGGCGGGCATTATCCGGCATGGGGCTAAAATGCTGTTTGCAACTAGCCAGGCTACCGTTCCAAAATTAACCGTGATTATTCGCAAGGCCTATGGGGCGGGCTATTATGTGATGTGCGGGAAAGGTTATCAACCTGACTTGCTTGTGGCCTGGCCCAGTGCCGAGATAAGTTTGATGGGGGCCGAGGGGGCGGTGAATATTATCTTTCGCAAAGAAATTGCGAGTAGCCCTGAGCCAGAAAAAAAGCGTGCTGAATTGGTGGCCCAATTTAAACAACGCATCGATCTCGATTTAGCGGCGCAAGAAGGTTATATCGATGATGTCATTGACCCCGTTGATACCCGACGGGTATTGATTGACGTGCTCGAACGTTGTGAAAATAAACAAGTGCATTTGCCTAAGAAGAAACAAGGTATTCTTCCAGTTTAA
- a CDS encoding 3-keto-5-aminohexanoate cleavage protein produces MNNKVIITAALTGVAANRKQCPAIPYTPDEIAQEAYRAYQAGASVVHIHAREDDGRPSHRVEVYRAIMQKTRSLCDVIINFSTGAVDVPKEERIRHISELKPQIGALNMGSMNYAKYSPEKKKMVFDFVFANPFETILFYLENMNRAGVKPELECFDVGHTESIYPLLDMGVLKRPVQFSFILGVLGGLSAKPEHLAYQAKQIPPDSTWEIIGISHKQWELVQAALELGGNIRVGLEDNFYVEPDVMAKSNGELVAKAAKMCRAAGREPATVCEAMQLLSIK; encoded by the coding sequence ATGAACAACAAAGTCATTATTACAGCTGCTCTCACCGGGGTAGCGGCCAATCGTAAACAATGCCCGGCGATTCCTTATACGCCAGATGAAATTGCCCAAGAAGCCTATCGGGCCTATCAAGCCGGGGCCAGCGTGGTGCATATCCATGCCCGTGAAGACGACGGTCGGCCTTCGCATCGCGTTGAGGTGTATCGGGCGATTATGCAAAAAACGCGATCGTTGTGTGATGTGATTATAAATTTTTCAACCGGGGCGGTGGATGTCCCCAAGGAAGAGCGCATTCGCCATATTAGTGAATTAAAGCCACAGATTGGTGCGTTGAATATGGGCAGCATGAATTATGCGAAATATTCCCCTGAAAAGAAAAAAATGGTTTTTGATTTTGTCTTTGCGAATCCGTTTGAAACAATTTTATTTTATTTAGAAAATATGAATCGGGCTGGGGTAAAGCCCGAATTAGAATGTTTTGACGTAGGCCATACCGAGAGCATTTATCCTTTATTAGACATGGGGGTTTTGAAAAGGCCGGTTCAGTTTAGTTTTATTTTGGGTGTATTGGGCGGGCTTTCAGCCAAACCCGAACACCTGGCTTATCAAGCTAAACAAATTCCCCCTGATTCTACTTGGGAGATTATTGGCATTAGTCACAAACAGTGGGAACTGGTGCAGGCTGCTTTGGAACTGGGTGGAAATATTCGTGTGGGGTTAGAAGATAATTTTTATGTCGAGCCAGATGTTATGGCAAAGAGCAACGGAGAGCTCGTTGCAAAAGCTGCCAAAATGTGCCGTGCTGCAGGCCGAGAACCTGCAACAGTTTGCGAGGCCATGCAGTTATTATCAATTAAATAG